From a region of the Thiorhodovibrio winogradskyi genome:
- a CDS encoding GGDEF domain-containing protein, producing the protein MLSNTCYSLLLIEGKEDEFLRFRALLADRPGKEYRLRRVRTVESAETLILESGPHSFDLCLLADDAGDDDNLEFISAHSMDSEFPPMALLTRQTNPDLEQLALDAGAMDCLQTSELSPALVERSIRYCIAQHSAKLELVKLATTDPLTGILNRRTLYDLGDKEFDRATRYGHPLSLVLIGVDHFRDVNDTFGYQVGDKVLNSVVSTVLAAIRETDIFGRFGGSEFLLILPHTDLKGASLLAERLGIDIQGQPVIHDGAVIDISLSCGVCALSDQVEFFDELIVAADRALYRQEPGVS; encoded by the coding sequence ATGCTTTCAAATACTTGCTATTCGCTTCTTCTTATTGAGGGCAAGGAAGATGAATTTCTTCGTTTCAGGGCGCTGCTCGCGGATAGACCAGGGAAGGAGTATCGCCTGCGACGGGTTCGCACGGTCGAGAGCGCTGAAACCCTGATCCTGGAGTCCGGGCCGCATAGCTTCGATCTCTGTCTGCTTGCGGATGATGCTGGTGATGATGACAATCTTGAATTTATTTCAGCCCATAGCATGGACTCTGAGTTTCCGCCCATGGCGTTGTTGACTCGTCAGACCAACCCAGATCTTGAGCAGTTGGCACTGGATGCCGGTGCGATGGATTGTCTGCAAACCTCTGAGTTGAGCCCTGCTTTGGTCGAGCGATCGATTCGCTATTGTATTGCGCAGCATTCAGCCAAACTGGAATTGGTTAAATTAGCCACGACAGATCCCCTGACCGGGATTTTGAATCGCCGAACCCTATACGATCTTGGCGATAAAGAGTTTGATCGCGCCACCCGTTATGGCCACCCGCTAAGTTTGGTGCTGATTGGTGTGGATCATTTCAGGGATGTGAATGATACCTTTGGCTATCAGGTTGGCGACAAGGTGCTTAACTCTGTCGTGTCAACTGTCCTGGCGGCGATCCGAGAGACGGATATCTTTGGCCGCTTTGGCGGGAGCGAGTTTCTGTTGATTCTTCCGCACACCGATTTAAAGGGCGCCTCCCTGCTTGCCGAGCGCCTTGGCATCGATATTCAAGGCCAGCCAGTCATTCACGACGGTGCTGTGATCGACATCTCCCTCAGTTGTGGCGTGTGTGCATTGTCAGATCAAGTCGAGTTTTTTGACGAACTCATTGTTGCTGCTGACCGCGCACTGTATCGGCAAGAGCCCGGGGTTTCATAG
- a CDS encoding tellurite resistance TerB family protein produces the protein MANFADLLGSVIQNNLGPSGQQRIGNALQDLQASLGQLSGGGAAGAGMGGVLGSLLGAAGNSLAGASQNPLQAGGLGAVLGSLVGGGGQSVKGALSGGALAMIAGVAYKALMNANQGGGAQAPFSGGNLPLGLLPPQTPAEEQVVEQKTQLIIKGMMNIAKSDGEISGGEIQRILGKAQESGLGSEEQAWMMAEMSKPLNLDAFVAEIPNQEVAAEIYAASLLAVEVDTDEEREYLRQFADKTELQPSVVQMIHQTLGMPAV, from the coding sequence ATGGCCAATTTTGCTGATTTGCTTGGATCCGTCATTCAGAACAACCTTGGCCCATCGGGGCAGCAGCGTATCGGCAATGCGTTGCAGGATTTGCAGGCTAGCCTGGGGCAACTGAGCGGTGGTGGCGCGGCTGGTGCTGGCATGGGCGGCGTGCTCGGCAGCCTGCTCGGCGCGGCTGGCAATTCGCTGGCGGGTGCGTCGCAAAATCCGCTTCAGGCCGGTGGCCTTGGCGCCGTGCTGGGGTCCTTGGTCGGTGGCGGCGGGCAGTCCGTCAAAGGCGCGCTCTCGGGCGGGGCTTTGGCCATGATCGCGGGCGTGGCCTACAAGGCGCTGATGAATGCCAACCAGGGCGGGGGGGCGCAAGCGCCTTTCAGCGGCGGCAATCTGCCCTTGGGGTTACTGCCACCGCAAACGCCGGCCGAGGAGCAGGTGGTGGAGCAGAAAACCCAGTTGATTATCAAGGGCATGATGAACATCGCCAAGTCAGATGGAGAGATCAGCGGCGGGGAGATTCAGCGCATTCTGGGTAAGGCGCAAGAGTCTGGCCTGGGTTCGGAAGAACAGGCGTGGATGATGGCGGAGATGAGCAAGCCGCTGAATCTCGATGCCTTTGTTGCCGAGATCCCCAATCAGGAGGTGGCCGCCGAGATCTATGCCGCCTCCCTGCTCGCGGTCGAGGTCGATACCGACGAGGAACGTGAATACCTGCGTCAGTTTGCCGACAAGACCGAACTGCAGCCGAGCGTGGTACAGATGATTCACCAGACCCTGGGAATGCCCGCTGTTTAA
- the bioD gene encoding dethiobiotin synthase has translation MSKGLFITGTDTGAGKTLIAAGLLRALQSQGHSALGMKPIASGCTPTKDGLRNADALALQAAGSQQMPYDQVNPIAYAPAIAPHLAAEQSGQPIDTKRILSAYRWLSTQADWLVVEGVGGWHVPLGKQLMVRDLPVLLGDTKPLPVVLVVGLRLGCLNHALLSAAAIAADGCTLAGWVGTQTEPEMLAVEANIATLKSRITAPCLGCIPYLPNTKPEAVASYFDCAPLPAKC, from the coding sequence CAAAGGCCTTTTCATCACCGGCACGGACACCGGCGCTGGCAAAACACTGATCGCTGCCGGACTCTTGCGCGCCCTCCAAAGCCAAGGCCACAGCGCCCTGGGGATGAAGCCCATTGCCTCCGGCTGTACCCCCACCAAAGATGGCCTGCGCAACGCCGACGCCCTTGCCCTGCAGGCCGCTGGCAGCCAGCAAATGCCCTACGACCAGGTCAACCCCATCGCTTACGCCCCCGCCATCGCCCCCCATCTGGCGGCGGAACAAAGCGGACAGCCCATTGACACCAAGCGCATTCTGTCCGCTTACCGCTGGCTGAGCACGCAGGCCGACTGGCTGGTGGTCGAGGGCGTCGGTGGCTGGCATGTCCCCCTTGGCAAGCAGCTCATGGTGCGTGATCTACCCGTATTGCTTGGCGACACCAAGCCCCTGCCCGTGGTGCTGGTCGTCGGCCTGCGGCTCGGCTGCCTGAATCATGCCCTGCTGAGCGCCGCCGCCATCGCCGCCGACGGCTGCACTCTCGCTGGCTGGGTCGGCACCCAGACCGAGCCCGAGATGTTGGCCGTCGAGGCCAACATCGCCACGCTAAAATCCCGCATCACGGCCCCCTGCCTTGGCTGCATCCCTTATCTGCCAAACACCAAACCCGAGGCCGTCGCCAGCTATTTCGACTGTGCTCCCCTGCCAGCCAAGTGCTAA